One window of Watersipora subatra chromosome 3, tzWatSuba1.1, whole genome shotgun sequence genomic DNA carries:
- the LOC137390085 gene encoding WD repeat-containing protein 13-like codes for MATLWQQVVALDARYNAYRVPDNPQYRTLYMRRRSYLLRENAADPERDISTRRDYLKLRGQLLAERYGPAAVSEQGSLYSKPTSISSNRHPKSRGSDHQRPRLQVRAQKLNDTEEVVADRPSKVGITPTFAADASRAMVGNKTLSENYAFSGMHHIFDQHRSAVVAVKFANDDKSRVACCSYDGTISVMQLVPTPATVICILKDHSSAVTDFSWSLSNDNILSSSLDGTARLWQVSSTKCIRVYGSHRGPEILCCTFQPINNNLFAIGKGNGEIQILNVSTGKSPRNGLVKVAGRVLSLTYDAGGKFLWSADDRGFIFSFTCNPLDGKLHSKFKKLEVCLGHPITSICSRAWINREARDPCLLANCGIGAVLLFRTSVSDGSLILKNRFPISQRGQLIRSTFCPLISFRQGACIVTGSEDMNVYFFDIERESKPCVNKLQGHSAPVLDVCFNYDESLLASCDANGTVIIWKRNGKSSS; via the exons ATGGCAACACTTTGGCAGCAAGTCGTAGCGCTAGATGCTCGATATAATGCATATCGCGTTCCAGATAATCCACAATACA ggACCCTTTATATGAGAAGAAGAAGTTATTTATTGCGAGAAAATGCTGCTGATCCAGAA AGGGACATAAGCACCCGTCGAGATTATCTCAAGCTGAGAGGACAACTACTTGCTGAGAGATATGGACCAGCTGCTGTATCAGAGCAAGG GAGCCTTTATAGCAAGCCGACAAGCATTTCTAGCAACAGGCATCCAAAGAGCAGG GGCAGTGATCATCAGAGACCCAGGCTTCAAGTTAGGGCTCAGAAATTAAATGACACTGAAGAGGTTGTGGCTGATCGCCCATCAAAAGTCGGGATAACGCCAACATTTGCTGCTGATGCAAGCAG AGCAATGGTAGGGAATAAGACTCTTTCAGAGAACTATGCTTTTTCAGGAATGCATCACATCTTTGATCAGCACAGAAGTGCAG TTGTAGCAGTCAAGTTTGCCAATGATGACAAGTCTAGAGTAGCCTGTTGTTCTTATGATGGAACAATATCAGTCATGCAGTTGGTACCCACCCCCGCCACTGTCATATGCATTCTGAAAGATCACAGCAGTGCCGTCACGG ATTTCTCCTGGTCTCTTTCTAATGATAACATTCTGTCAAGCTCTCTGGATGGCACTGCCAGGCTCTGGCAGGTATCCAGTACCAAGTGCATCAGAGTCTATGGCTCACATAGAGGTCCTGAGATTCTCTGCTGTACATTTCAGCCGATCAACAACAACCTTTTCGCA ATCGGCAAGGGAAACGGGGAAATACAGATACTAAATGTTTCCACGGGGAAGAGTCCAAGAAATGGGCTAGTCAAGGTTGCTGGTCGAGTTTTGTCTCTAACTTATGACGCTGGAGGCAAATTCCTCTGGTCAGCTGATGACAGAGGTTTTATTTTCTCCTTCACTTGCAACCCTCTTGATGGAAAACTTCACTCTAAGTTCAAAAA GTTGGAGGTGTGTCTGGGGCACCCCATAACCTCTATATGCTCTCGTGCATGGATAAACAGGGAGGCAAGAGATCCGTGTCTGTTAGCCAATTGTGGGATCGGTGCTGTCCTTCTTTTCAG GACAAGCGTATCAGATGGCAGTCTTATATTAAAGAATAGATTTCCAATTTCTCAGAGAGGCCAGCTTATACGGAGCACTTTTTGTCCGCTTATATCTTTCAGGCAAGGAGCCTGTATTG TCACAGGAAGTGAGGACatgaatgtttacttttttgacATTGAGCGCGAGTCGAAACCATGCGTGAACAAGCTGCAGGGACATAGTGCTCCAGTTCTGGATGTCTGCTTTAACTATGATGAGAGCCTTCTCGCCTCCTGTGACGCCAATGGAACTGTTATTATTTGGAAGAGAAATGGGAAATCGTCTTCCTAA